Proteins found in one Hypericibacter terrae genomic segment:
- a CDS encoding ABC transporter permease has protein sequence MSLDVTLSSPLTRLSSFLYLRPRLVLTLLLVPPLLWLGIVYLGSLFALLAQSIFYIDDFSGLTVYEPTLRTYAELFTPANLTIILRTVVMAAAVTVVCGTIAFPLAYYMARYAGMKAKAIFYLAVMLPLWSNYLVRVYSWKLILAKEGAISWIFAQLHLSWVLDGILAIPVIGGPSLSSSYLGTGLVFTYIWLPYMILPVEAALERVPRSLLEASADLGARPKATLRKVILPLAVPGIAAGSIFTFSLTLGDYIIPNLVGSSRPFIGQVVYSLQGTAGNLPLAAAFAMVPVLVMAGYITLAKRFGAFDAL, from the coding sequence ATGAGCCTCGACGTCACCCTCTCCTCGCCGCTGACGCGCCTGTCCTCGTTCCTCTATCTGCGCCCACGCCTGGTGCTGACCCTGCTGCTGGTCCCGCCCCTGCTGTGGCTCGGCATCGTCTATCTGGGATCGCTCTTCGCGCTCCTGGCGCAGAGCATCTTCTATATCGACGACTTCAGCGGCCTGACCGTCTATGAGCCGACGCTTCGCACCTATGCGGAGCTCTTCACCCCGGCCAACCTCACCATCATCCTGCGAACGGTGGTGATGGCGGCGGCCGTCACCGTCGTCTGCGGCACGATCGCCTTCCCGCTCGCCTATTACATGGCGCGCTATGCCGGCATGAAGGCCAAGGCGATCTTCTATCTCGCCGTGATGCTGCCGCTCTGGTCGAACTATCTGGTGCGCGTCTATTCCTGGAAGCTGATCCTGGCCAAGGAGGGCGCCATCAGCTGGATCTTCGCACAGTTGCATCTGAGCTGGGTCCTCGACGGGATCCTCGCCATCCCCGTGATCGGCGGCCCCTCCCTGTCCTCTTCCTATCTCGGCACCGGCCTAGTCTTCACCTATATCTGGCTGCCCTACATGATCTTGCCGGTGGAAGCGGCGCTGGAGCGTGTGCCGCGCTCGCTGCTCGAGGCCTCGGCCGATCTGGGCGCGAGGCCCAAGGCCACCCTGCGCAAGGTCATCCTGCCGCTCGCGGTTCCCGGCATCGCCGCCGGCTCGATCTTCACCTTCTCGCTGACCTTGGGCGACTACATCATCCCCAACCTGGTCGGCTCCTCGCGGCCCTTCATCGGCCAGGTGGTCTACAGCCTGCAGGGCACGGCGGGCAATCTGCCGCTGGCCGCCGCCTTCGCCATGGTGCCGGTGCTGGTGATGGCGGGTTACATCACGCTCGCCAAGCGCTTCGGAGCCTTCGATGCCCTCTAA
- a CDS encoding ABC transporter permease yields the protein MPSKAASNSSLRMGERPSFSLKAAATFGLLFLNLPLAFILLYAFSTDDRSFTFPPPGLTLKWFAVAWERDDIWQALWLSVRVALTGTAIALVLGTLASAAMFRFRFFGKEAITLLILLPIALPGIVTGISLRSAFGFVDMPFSYWTIVLGHATFCIVVVYNNVIARLRRSSPALIEASMDLGANSFQTFRHVILPNIATALLAGGMLAFALSFDEVIVTTFTAGQQQTIPIWILGQLLRPRERPVTNVVAVFVILVTMLPILGAYWLTRDTHDASGSGK from the coding sequence ATGCCCTCTAAGGCCGCCAGCAACAGCAGCCTGAGGATGGGCGAGCGGCCGAGCTTCAGCCTCAAGGCCGCGGCGACCTTCGGGCTCCTGTTCCTCAACCTGCCGCTGGCTTTCATCCTGCTCTACGCCTTCTCGACGGACGACCGGAGCTTCACCTTCCCGCCGCCGGGCCTGACCCTGAAATGGTTCGCGGTCGCCTGGGAGCGCGACGACATCTGGCAGGCGCTCTGGCTTTCGGTGCGCGTGGCTCTCACAGGAACGGCGATCGCGCTGGTGCTGGGCACGCTGGCCTCGGCCGCGATGTTCCGTTTCCGCTTCTTCGGCAAGGAAGCGATCACGCTCCTGATCCTGCTGCCGATCGCGCTGCCGGGCATCGTCACCGGCATCAGCCTGCGGTCGGCCTTCGGCTTCGTCGATATGCCCTTCAGCTACTGGACCATCGTGCTGGGCCACGCGACCTTCTGCATCGTCGTGGTTTACAACAATGTGATCGCCCGATTGCGCCGGTCCTCGCCGGCCCTGATCGAGGCCTCGATGGATCTGGGGGCCAACAGCTTCCAGACGTTCCGGCATGTCATCCTGCCCAATATCGCCACGGCGCTGCTGGCGGGCGGGATGCTGGCCTTTGCCCTTTCTTTCGACGAGGTCATTGTCACGACCTTCACCGCCGGGCAGCAGCAGACGATTCCCATCTGGATCCTCGGCCAATTGTTACGGCCGCGCGAACGCCCTGTCACAAATGTCGTGGCGGTGTTTGTCATTCTGGTCACGATGCTGCCGATCCTGGGCGCCTATTGGCTCACCCGCGATACGCATGATGCGAGCGGCAGCGGCAAATAG
- a CDS encoding cold-shock protein yields the protein MATGTVKWFNPTKGYGFIRPDGGNKDVFVHVTAVQRAGLQTLKEGQKIGFEIQHSKDGRESAENLAVVD from the coding sequence ATGGCTACCGGCACCGTGAAGTGGTTCAACCCGACCAAAGGCTATGGCTTCATCCGCCCCGATGGCGGCAACAAGGACGTGTTCGTGCATGTGACCGCCGTGCAGCGCGCCGGCTTGCAGACCCTGAAGGAGGGTCAGAAGATCGGCTTCGAGATCCAGCACAGCAAGGACGGGCGCGAGTCCGCCGAAAACCTGGCCGTGGTCGACTGA
- the panE gene encoding 2-dehydropantoate 2-reductase, which produces MRWLILGAGGVGGYFGGRLQEAGGDVTFLVRPARARLLREQGLVIESPDGATRLQPKLLLQGEPAAQPFDTLLLTCKAYDLDGAMAAVAPYLGSATAILPLLNGLLHLDRLELAFGAERVLGGVCHISATLGPNGEIRHLDLPPRLTFGERAGGGSDRVRAIAADLAPAKFKSVLSENVLQEMWEKFTMLATLAGLTCLMRGSVGEIARAGGAGIARAMLKEASAVAAASGHAARDKVLEATAQRLTDPASAVQASMLRDLERGGATEGAHILGDMVARGRALGIATPLIEAAACHVAVYEARRAARKEA; this is translated from the coding sequence ATGCGCTGGTTGATCCTGGGAGCGGGCGGCGTCGGCGGCTATTTCGGCGGCCGGCTGCAGGAGGCGGGTGGCGACGTCACCTTTCTGGTGCGTCCGGCTCGCGCGCGGCTGCTGCGCGAGCAGGGGCTGGTCATCGAAAGCCCCGACGGCGCGACCCGGCTGCAGCCGAAGCTGCTGCTCCAGGGCGAGCCGGCGGCCCAGCCCTTCGACACGCTGCTCCTGACCTGCAAGGCCTATGACCTCGACGGTGCGATGGCGGCGGTGGCGCCCTATCTCGGCAGCGCCACGGCGATCCTGCCGCTGCTGAACGGGCTCCTGCATCTCGACCGGCTCGAGCTCGCCTTCGGCGCCGAGCGCGTGCTGGGCGGTGTCTGCCATATCTCCGCGACGCTCGGACCCAACGGCGAGATCCGCCATCTCGACCTGCCGCCGCGCCTGACCTTCGGCGAGCGCGCCGGCGGCGGCAGCGATCGGGTGCGGGCGATCGCCGCCGATCTGGCGCCCGCCAAGTTCAAGTCGGTGTTGAGCGAGAATGTCCTGCAGGAGATGTGGGAGAAGTTCACCATGCTGGCCACGCTGGCGGGGCTCACCTGCCTGATGCGCGGGAGCGTCGGCGAGATCGCGCGGGCCGGCGGGGCCGGCATCGCGCGGGCGATGCTGAAGGAAGCGAGCGCCGTGGCGGCGGCCAGCGGCCATGCCGCCCGCGACAAGGTCCTCGAGGCGACCGCGCAGCGGCTGACCGATCCGGCCTCGGCGGTGCAGGCGTCGATGTTGCGCGATCTCGAGCGCGGCGGCGCGACCGAAGGCGCCCATATCCTGGGCGACATGGTCGCGCGCGGGCGGGCCCTGGGAATTGCGACGCCGCTGATCGAGGCCGCGGCCTGCCACGTCGCCGTTTACGAGGCCCGGCGCGCCGCGCGAAAAGAGGCCTGA
- a CDS encoding tetratricopeptide repeat protein, producing the protein MQELQRLLDNGRFYHRQGRLTEAADIYRQVRRADPQNPMAHHLLGLVLHQQGKRDEALQALAEAVRLEPDNAAYRTGFAELLILENDPEAVRIQLEAARTLQPRTAVLLVRQAVMWGQIGDPDLAIKTAEEAVAVDSNHPQGHQVLGMLLREQGDLGRAAEHLLAARRASPAAPDPQTTCALTLFALGRHAEIATLPPPADQRNLYREAVLSALAVWQQGDLPQIEAALAKCDEIAQARGGRTEDVYAGYHGQMARLVDSRKRSADLYKQKTKNDVAVVGDMQSLSAANLTVKLGEDIVRLRTAFVPGCVAVNLFKRAANSCRAGFEAALDRQPAGGRVIASVGDMDCRYTIGFMDLLRRHPEMEGRKLVSETVQRYTDWVVDAANQRKLDLILMGPPARAVALNFVPPAVARQFLELVEFFNSELRAAAGRAGLIYVDLYDATVGPHRRGREDCFIDTTHVQPSAVAAAIKAAGF; encoded by the coding sequence GTGCAGGAACTCCAGCGGCTGCTCGATAATGGCCGATTCTATCACCGTCAGGGTCGTCTGACCGAGGCGGCGGACATCTATCGCCAGGTGCGCCGCGCCGATCCCCAGAATCCGATGGCCCATCATCTCCTGGGCCTGGTGCTGCACCAGCAGGGCAAGCGCGACGAGGCATTGCAGGCGCTGGCGGAAGCCGTGCGGCTCGAGCCCGACAACGCAGCCTATCGCACCGGCTTCGCCGAGCTCCTGATTCTCGAGAACGACCCCGAGGCGGTGCGGATCCAACTCGAGGCCGCCAGGACGCTGCAACCGCGCACGGCCGTGCTGCTGGTCCGCCAGGCGGTCATGTGGGGCCAGATCGGCGATCCCGATCTGGCGATCAAGACGGCCGAGGAGGCCGTCGCGGTCGACAGCAATCACCCGCAAGGCCATCAGGTGCTGGGCATGCTCCTGCGCGAGCAGGGCGATCTCGGCCGCGCCGCAGAGCATCTGCTGGCGGCGCGCCGGGCCTCACCGGCGGCACCCGATCCCCAGACCACCTGCGCCCTGACGCTGTTCGCACTCGGCCGCCATGCCGAGATCGCAACGCTGCCGCCGCCGGCCGATCAGCGCAACCTCTATCGCGAAGCGGTCCTGAGCGCGCTCGCCGTGTGGCAGCAGGGCGATCTGCCCCAGATCGAAGCGGCGCTGGCCAAATGCGATGAAATCGCGCAGGCCCGGGGCGGCCGCACCGAGGACGTCTATGCCGGCTATCACGGCCAGATGGCGCGGCTCGTCGATTCCCGCAAGCGTTCGGCCGATCTCTACAAGCAGAAGACCAAGAACGACGTCGCCGTCGTCGGCGACATGCAGTCGCTGTCGGCCGCCAATCTCACGGTCAAGCTGGGCGAGGATATCGTGCGCCTGCGTACCGCTTTCGTGCCGGGCTGCGTCGCGGTCAATCTCTTCAAGCGCGCCGCCAACTCCTGCCGCGCCGGTTTCGAGGCGGCGCTGGATCGCCAGCCCGCGGGCGGGCGCGTCATCGCCTCGGTCGGCGACATGGATTGCCGCTACACCATCGGCTTCATGGACCTGCTGCGCCGGCATCCGGAGATGGAAGGCCGCAAGCTCGTCAGCGAGACGGTGCAACGCTATACCGACTGGGTCGTCGACGCCGCCAATCAGCGCAAGCTCGATCTCATCCTGATGGGACCGCCCGCGCGCGCCGTGGCGCTGAACTTCGTCCCGCCGGCCGTCGCCCGGCAGTTCCTCGAGCTGGTCGAGTTCTTCAACAGCGAGCTGCGCGCCGCCGCCGGTCGCGCCGGGCTGATCTATGTCGATCTCTACGACGCGACGGTGGGTCCGCACCGGCGCGGCCGCGAGGACTGCTTCATCGACACCACCCACGTGCAGCCGTCGGCCGTCGCTGCCGCGATCAAGGCCGCCGGCTTCTGA